A genomic window from Micromonospora violae includes:
- a CDS encoding DUF397 domain-containing protein: MDLIGARWRKSSKSGNNGGDCVEVADNLPGVIGVRDSKDLAGPALAFDPAAWARFLVLVKRG, from the coding sequence ATGGACCTGATCGGCGCTCGGTGGCGCAAGAGCAGCAAGAGTGGCAACAACGGCGGCGACTGCGTCGAGGTGGCCGACAACCTCCCCGGCGTCATCGGCGTACGCGACTCCAAGGACCTGGCCGGTCCGGCGCTCGCCTTCGACCCGGCGGCCTGGGCCCGGTTCCTGGTGTTGGTCAAGCGCGGGTGA